The Osmia bicornis bicornis chromosome 9, iOsmBic2.1, whole genome shotgun sequence genome has a segment encoding these proteins:
- the LOC114879320 gene encoding peroxiredoxin-like — protein sequence MLRLLVSLSPRACKAVFTTASTSVNTRNPILLEHARNFSFSSKLLSDRPQVQKPAPDFSGTAVVNGDFKEIKLSDYKGKYVVLFFYPLDFTFVCPTELIAFSEKISEFKALNTQVIGVSTDSHFSHLAWINTSRKQGGLGGDLGYPLLSDFNKEISARYNVLIQDAGISLRGLFIIDKEGILKQLSVNDLPVGRSVDETLRLIKAFQFVEKHGEVCPANWQPDSKTIKPNPKDSKEYFESVN from the exons ATGCTTCGACTACTAGTGTCTTTGAGCCCTCGAGCTTGTAAAGCG GTCTTTACCACGGCATCAACTTCTGTGAATACTAGGAATCCAATATTGTTAGAACATGCTCGTAACTTTTCCTTTAGTTCCAAGCTTCTTTCTGATCGACCACAGGTTCAGAAACCTGCACCAGATTTTTCTGGGACTGCTGTAGTCAATGGTGActtcaaagaaataaaactgAGCGACTATAAGGGAAAATAtgttgttcttttcttttatcccTTAGATTT CACGTTTGTATGCCCCACTGAATTAATAGCGTTTAGCGAAAAAATCTCAGAGTTCAAAGCTTTGAATACACAAGTGATTGGAGTTTCTACAGATTCCCATTTCAGTCATTTAGCATGGATTAATACATCAAGAAAACAAGGAGGATTAGGTGGAGATTTGGGTTACCCTCTTCTCAGTGATTTCAATAAAGAAATATCAGCCAGATATAATGTCCTCATTCAAGATGCTGGAATTTCCTTACGAGGTCTATTCATCATAGACAAAGAGGGAATATTGAAGCAACTTAGTGTGAATGATTTGCCAGTGGGAAGAAGCGTGGATGAAACATTGAGACTAATTAAGGCATTCCAGTTTGTTGAAAAACATGGAGAAGTTTGTCCTGCCAATTGGCAGCCAGATTCTAAAACCATCAAGCCAAATCCAAAGGATAGCAAGGAATATTTTGAATCAGTAAATTAA
- the LOC114879316 gene encoding negative elongation factor A-like yields the protein MHETNDSNMANVRDSDTSLWLHNKLGTSNDSWTGSSICSQLNAEVLRNIKDCFPDLQTQVKLKLLLSFFHIPRRNVEEWRVELEEIIEVASLDSELWVSMLSEAMKTFPSTGSLNTDITDLDEHRPIFGELVNDLRKLLKKQNDPAMLPLECHYLNKTALTSVVGQQPAPVKHFTLKRKPKSAALRAELLQKSTDAASNLKKSTAPTVPVRSRGMPRKMTDTTPLKGIPSRVPTSGFRSPSLTSSSMSTRTPLSNRMRKDGGIKLLDINEQPLGYAQAKKRKRMMELEEQQKKVAEAQAAAAAAATTTTTTTETSTTPEYAQGLTSINPPATPITPVVSVQSYATPTTPSGVSVVTTPVTPTTSSTPTTPSTVLPVATPTVITPVESTPVGVQTVRPPQTVTQIRIQTTAQPANAAANTRKGLSLTREQMLEAQEMFRTANKVTRPEKALILGFMAGSRDNPCPKLGNIVTVMLSENIEEVTQPDGTTVPMLVETHFQMNYTNGEWKRIKKNRRIVTEESTSTTTPAPTATATASN from the exons ATGCATGAAACAAACGACTCCAATATGGCGAATGTGAGGGACAGTGATACGTCGTTGTGGCTTCATAACAAGCTTGGAACGTCAAATGATAGCTGGACCGGAAGTTCAATTTGTTCGCAACTTAACGCAGAAGTACTACGGAACATTAAAGATTGTTTTCCAGACCTTCAAACACAAGTTAAACTCAAAttacttctttcattttttcacaTACCAAGACGGAATGTCGAGGAG TGGCGCGTTGAGTTGGAAGAAATCATTGAAGTGGCATCATTGGATAGTGAATTATGGGTGTCAATGTTATCCGAAGCGATGAAAACTTTTCCATCAACTGGTTCTTTAAATACAGACATCACAGATCTAGATGAACATAGACCTATTTTTGGAGAGCTAGTCAATGATCTTCGAAAGCTATTGAAAAAGCAAAATGATCCAGCTATGCTTCCATTAGAATGTCATTACCTTAATAAGACTGCGCTTACATCAGTAGTTGGTCAACAACCTGCACCAGTTAAACACTTTACTTTAAAGAGGAAACCAAAAAGTGCTGCATTAAGAGCAGAGTTGCTTCAGAAGAGTACTGATGCAGCTAGCAATTTAAAAAAGAGTACTGCTCCTACAGTGCCTGTAAGGAGTAGAGGAATGCCCAGAAAAATGACAGACACTA CACCTTTAAAAGGTATTCCTAGTAGAGTTCCCACAAGTGGTTTTCGATCTCCATCTCTTACAAGCTCCTCTATGTCTACAAGGACACCGCTCAGTAACAGAATGCGTAAAGATGGTGGTATTAAACTATTAGATATTAATGAGCAACCTCTAGGATATGCTCAGgcaaagaaacgaaagagaatGATGGAATTAGAGGAGCAACAAAAAAAGGTGGCAGAAGCTCAAGCAGCagcagctgctgctgcaacaacaacaacgacTACTACAGAAACATCAACAACTCCAGAATATGCTCAAGGATTAACTTCAATCAATCCACCTGCAACTCCAATTACTCCTGTTGTATCTGTACAGTCTTATGCAACACCTACTACTCCAAGCGGAGTATCAGTAGTAACTACTCCAGTAACTC cTACAACATCAAGTACACCTACGACACCAAGTACAGTTTTACCTGTTGCAACACCAACTGTCATTACACCAGTTGAAAGTACACCTGTTGGAGTGCAAACGGTCAGACCACCTCAAACAGTTACGCAAATTCGTATACAAACCACCGCACAACCTGCTAACGCAGCTGCAAATACAAGAAAGGGTCTTTCTCTTACG CGCGAGCAAATGTTAGAAGCACAAGAGATGTTTAGAACAGCCAACAAAGTAACTCGTCCAGAGAAAGCTCTTATATTAGGTTTCATGGCAGGATCCAGAG ATAATCCATGTCCAAAACTTGGTAACATAGTCACGGTAATGCTTTCGGAAAACATAGAAGAAGTGACTCAACCAGACGGAACAACTGTACCAATGTTAGTTGAAACACACTTCCAAATGAATTACACAAATGGTGAATGGAagaggataaaaaaaaatcgacGAATCGTTACAGAGGAATCTACGTCTACTACAACACCTGCGCCAACTGCAACTGCTACGGCTTCCAATTAA
- the LOC114879319 gene encoding cellular tumor antigen p53, with the protein MTNTNGFSDSQESALLGEEEYKELEKELEFIPSFWTVIETKVEEEKQMGDDEQYFQPETSIPVKEEFPGRHNFQVSLANQDSSKHWVYSQTLKKVFINMEETLPLRFKWEPPIDGFLLRTAMVFSLDQYASDPVRRCHNHMAPNNSSNRDIDPRVIKHVIRCTDHMSMYEERNEHLSIITPLHTPQPGSQYVPVGFKFLCKNSCPSGMNRRPTELIFTLEDRKRKVLGRRRLPVRVCSCPKRDKKKEEAEIVDAQPDLKKRKLCMSVGKKMMPSCDTHVFSVQLNIVGKENYLAVLKYAYDIMAGQASRTGQFEFFKPYMDDILRKTP; encoded by the exons ATGACCAATACGAATGGATTTTCAGATTCGCAAGAATCTGCGTTATTAGGAGAAGAAGAATATAAAGAACTGGAAAAAGAACt CGAGTTCATCCCCTCATTCTGGACAGTAATTGAGAccaaagtagaagaagaaaagcaaATGGGGGATGATGAACAATATTTTCAACCTGAAACATCTATTCCagtaaaagaagaatttcCGGGTCGTCATAACTTTCAAGTTTCTCTGGCTAATCAAGATTCAAGTAAACATTGGGTT tACTCTCAGACATTAAAAAAAGTGTTCATTAACATGGAAGAAACATTACCCTTGCGATTTAAATGGGAGCCACCAATAGATGGTTTTCTTTTGCGTACTGCCATGGTTTTTAGTTTAGATCAATATGCTAGCGATCCAGTTAGAAGGTGTCATAATCACATGGCACCAAACAATTCAAGTAATAGAGATATAGATCCTAGAGTAATTAAACATGTTATTCGTTGCACAGATCATATGAGCATGTATGAGGAAAGGAATGAACATTTGTCTATAATAACACCCCTTCATACTCCACAACCTGGTTCACAGTATGTGCCAGTGGGTTTTAagtttttatgtaaaaatagTTGCCCGTCTGGTATGAATCGTAGACCTACAGAATTGATTTTCACTTTAGAAGATCGTAAGAGAAAAGTATTAGGTAGAAGAAGACTTCCTGTTAGAGTTTGTAGTTGTCCAAAAAGAgataagaaaaaggaagaagcagAGATAGTTGATGCACAACCtgatttaaagaaaagaaaactttGTATGTCAgttggaaaaaaaatgatgcCTTCGTGTGATACTCATGTATTCAGTGTTCAGTTAAATATAGTTggcaaagaaaattatttggCAGTATTAAAGTATGCATATGATATTATGGCAGGTCAAGCTTCCCGAACTGgacaatttgaattttttaaaccatACATGGACGATATATTACGTAAAACTCCGTGA
- the LOC114879318 gene encoding uncharacterized protein LOC114879318 isoform X2 — MTEEDTLTDSPIIGKICVILANVKETKANDKSYGFHLTKSKWDPYPWVSYVETGSFANAAGLRAGDCLISIDGQDLIGLKVKQIAGLIQQHQQDNIKLFVWRNINDENQDESGIAIKGPLPEVASKLANALSGVVRVLECPVCLENSLPPVSQCVHGHIICVECRSRTPRCPICRVRLGQGRCLLADKLHKIFRDVFNMNDIPANVQRRAQSLRDRLFGKCKKKTSVPVTGKDNNSVNSKARQLLLTKLFRIGMEKAASADNLITTSNETLNANKGKSSNFHDCLNLHDRVKSASTGELSKDTTKNINEPLQIYSTATSSTTSLISSVPATPVWGGSMNSVSSMQISCPLAKQSGCKDIITSDTVLEHLSVNHEVPQVHFYSVHIKLPFPLPFGSEAVYILHYSEDVFFFQCEREIVWISSAIGDKIVWEWILHGQGENGTEIKMKRNVVNLVNPTILTPQHIAPLPNTLLLHTLNIQLRECHSYEQLGV; from the exons atgacAGAAGAAGATACCTTAACTGATTCACCGATTATCGGAAAAATTTGTGTAATATTGGCAAATGTAAAGGAAACTAAAGCAAACGACAAATCTTACGGATTTCATCTTACAAAATCAAAGTGGGATCCCTATCCATGGGTAAGCTACGTTGAAACCGGCAGCTTTGCTAATGCAGCCGGGCTCAG AGCTGGTGATTGTTTAATAAGTATTGATGGACAAGATTTAATAGGATTAAAAGTAAAGCAGATTGCTGGATTAATTCAACAACATCAACAAGATAATATAAAGCTATTTGTGTGGAGGAATATTAATGATGAAAACCAAGACGAATCGGGAATAGCTATAAAAGGACCACTTCCAGAAGTAGCCAGTAAACTTGCAAATGCACTATCTGGAGTT GTACGAGTATTAGAATGTCCAGTTTGTTTGGAAAATTCACTGCCTCCAGTTTCCCAGTGTGTCCATGGTCACATCATTTGTGTCGAATGTCGTTCAAGGACACCTCGTTGTCCAATTTGTAGAGTAAGATTAGGTCAAGGTAGATGTTTGCTTGCAGATAAACTTCATAAGATATTTCGTGACGTTTTTAATATGAACGATATACCTGCTAACGTGCAACGTCGTGCACAAAGTCTTCGAGATCGTCTTTTTGGTAAatgtaaaaagaaaacgtCAGTACCAGTAACTGGAAAGGATAATAACAGTGTAAATTCAAAAGCGCGTCAGTTATTATTGACTAAATTGTTTCGTATTGGAATGGAGAAAGCTGCTTCAGCagataatttaataacaacttCTAATGAAACATTAAACGCGAACAAAGGAAAATCAAGCAATTTCCATGACTGTTTAAATTTACACGATCGTGTAAAATCTGCAAGCACCGGAGAACTATCAAAGGATACaacgaaaaatattaatgaaccTTTACAAATTTATTCAACTGCAACATCCAGCACTACCAGTTTAATATCAAGTGTACCTGCTACACCTGTTTGGGGAGGTTCTATGAATTCTGTGTCCTCTATGCAAATATCGTGTCCCCTTGCAAAGCAAAGTGGCTGTAAAGATATTATAACATCTGACACAGTGTTAGAACATTTAAGTGTAAATCATGAAGTACCACAAGTACATTTTTATTCTGTTCACATAAAACTTCCATTTCCACTCCCATTTGGTTCTGAAGCTgtttatatattacattacagtgaagatgtttttttctttcag TGTGAACGAGAAATTGTTTGGATAAGTAGTGCCATAGGAGACAAAATTGTATGGGAATGGATTTTACATGGCCAAGGAGAAAACGGTACTGAAAtaaagatgaaaagaaatgtTGTAAATCTCGTGAATCCAACGATATTAACACCACAACATATTGCACCTCTGCCAAATACTTTACTGTTGCACACATTGAACATTCAATTAAGAGAATGTCACTCATATGAACAACTGGGAGTGTAA
- the LOC114879318 gene encoding uncharacterized protein LOC114879318 isoform X1 — MSVVSASELLTEAAGIKIYMTEEDTLTDSPIIGKICVILANVKETKANDKSYGFHLTKSKWDPYPWVSYVETGSFANAAGLRAGDCLISIDGQDLIGLKVKQIAGLIQQHQQDNIKLFVWRNINDENQDESGIAIKGPLPEVASKLANALSGVVRVLECPVCLENSLPPVSQCVHGHIICVECRSRTPRCPICRVRLGQGRCLLADKLHKIFRDVFNMNDIPANVQRRAQSLRDRLFGKCKKKTSVPVTGKDNNSVNSKARQLLLTKLFRIGMEKAASADNLITTSNETLNANKGKSSNFHDCLNLHDRVKSASTGELSKDTTKNINEPLQIYSTATSSTTSLISSVPATPVWGGSMNSVSSMQISCPLAKQSGCKDIITSDTVLEHLSVNHEVPQVHFYSVHIKLPFPLPFGSEAVYILHYSEDVFFFQCEREIVWISSAIGDKIVWEWILHGQGENGTEIKMKRNVVNLVNPTILTPQHIAPLPNTLLLHTLNIQLRECHSYEQLGV, encoded by the exons ATGTCCGTTGTATCTGCTTCAGAATTGTTAACTGAAGCAGCAGgcattaaaatatatatgacAGAAGAAGATACCTTAACTGATTCACCGATTATCGGAAAAATTTGTGTAATATTGGCAAATGTAAAGGAAACTAAAGCAAACGACAAATCTTACGGATTTCATCTTACAAAATCAAAGTGGGATCCCTATCCATGGGTAAGCTACGTTGAAACCGGCAGCTTTGCTAATGCAGCCGGGCTCAG AGCTGGTGATTGTTTAATAAGTATTGATGGACAAGATTTAATAGGATTAAAAGTAAAGCAGATTGCTGGATTAATTCAACAACATCAACAAGATAATATAAAGCTATTTGTGTGGAGGAATATTAATGATGAAAACCAAGACGAATCGGGAATAGCTATAAAAGGACCACTTCCAGAAGTAGCCAGTAAACTTGCAAATGCACTATCTGGAGTT GTACGAGTATTAGAATGTCCAGTTTGTTTGGAAAATTCACTGCCTCCAGTTTCCCAGTGTGTCCATGGTCACATCATTTGTGTCGAATGTCGTTCAAGGACACCTCGTTGTCCAATTTGTAGAGTAAGATTAGGTCAAGGTAGATGTTTGCTTGCAGATAAACTTCATAAGATATTTCGTGACGTTTTTAATATGAACGATATACCTGCTAACGTGCAACGTCGTGCACAAAGTCTTCGAGATCGTCTTTTTGGTAAatgtaaaaagaaaacgtCAGTACCAGTAACTGGAAAGGATAATAACAGTGTAAATTCAAAAGCGCGTCAGTTATTATTGACTAAATTGTTTCGTATTGGAATGGAGAAAGCTGCTTCAGCagataatttaataacaacttCTAATGAAACATTAAACGCGAACAAAGGAAAATCAAGCAATTTCCATGACTGTTTAAATTTACACGATCGTGTAAAATCTGCAAGCACCGGAGAACTATCAAAGGATACaacgaaaaatattaatgaaccTTTACAAATTTATTCAACTGCAACATCCAGCACTACCAGTTTAATATCAAGTGTACCTGCTACACCTGTTTGGGGAGGTTCTATGAATTCTGTGTCCTCTATGCAAATATCGTGTCCCCTTGCAAAGCAAAGTGGCTGTAAAGATATTATAACATCTGACACAGTGTTAGAACATTTAAGTGTAAATCATGAAGTACCACAAGTACATTTTTATTCTGTTCACATAAAACTTCCATTTCCACTCCCATTTGGTTCTGAAGCTgtttatatattacattacagtgaagatgtttttttctttcag TGTGAACGAGAAATTGTTTGGATAAGTAGTGCCATAGGAGACAAAATTGTATGGGAATGGATTTTACATGGCCAAGGAGAAAACGGTACTGAAAtaaagatgaaaagaaatgtTGTAAATCTCGTGAATCCAACGATATTAACACCACAACATATTGCACCTCTGCCAAATACTTTACTGTTGCACACATTGAACATTCAATTAAGAGAATGTCACTCATATGAACAACTGGGAGTGTAA
- the LOC114879321 gene encoding oxysterol-binding protein-related protein 11, with protein MMNVQIRHPYEGLLHKYTNAMKGWQYRWFILSPETGELHYFLSESEKNQRPRCSIYLAGAVIAPSDEDSNTFTVNSATGDMIKLRATDARARQEWVDKLRAVTEMYTRAIASSHPPLPPREHSTNSNRNPVAKLEVLDAFANCQEQLSKVEKHNVALAQTIESSSLNLDPDLLVLKATAHTTLHTLNQCLNILYQ; from the exons ATGATGAACGTTCAAATCAGACACCCCTATGAGGGtttattacataaatataCCAATGCTATGAAAGGATGGCAATACCGTTGGTTTATCCTTAGTCCCGAAACTGGtgaattacattattttcttaGTGAATCTGAGAAAAATCAACGACCACGATGTTCAATATATTTAGCTGGTGCAGTAATTGCACCAAGTGATGAAGATTCTAATACCTTTACTGTCAATTCTGCTACag GTGATATGATTAAACTAAGAGCAACAGATGCTCGGGCTCGTCAGGAATGGGTTGATAAGCTACGAGCTGTTACAGAAATGTATACTAGGGCCATAGCCAGCAGCCATCCTCCTTTACCTCCAAGAGAACATTCTACCAACTCCAATAGAAACCCAGTTGCTAAACTGGAAGTTTTAGATGCTTTTGCTAATTGTCAGGAACAATTAAGTAAAGTGGAAAAACATAATGTTGCATTAGCACAAACTATTGAAAGTTCAAGTTTAAATCTGGATCCTGACTTACTAGTTCTTAAAGCAACAGCGCATACTACATTGCACACATTAAATCAATGTCTTAATATATTATATCAATAG